A section of the Apodemus sylvaticus chromosome 10, mApoSyl1.1, whole genome shotgun sequence genome encodes:
- the Hnrnph1 gene encoding heterogeneous nuclear ribonucleoprotein H isoform X10 has product MMLGAEGGEGFVVKVRGLPWSCSADEVQRFFSDCKIQNGAQGIRFIYTREGRPSGEAFVELESEDEVKLALKKDRETMGHRYVEVFKSNNVEMDWVLKHTGPNSPDTANDGFVRLRGLPFGCSKEEIVQFFSGLEIVPNGITLPVDFQGRSTGEAFVQFASQEIAEKALKKHKERIGHRYIEIFKSSRAEVRTHYDPPRKLMAMQRPGPYDRPGAGRGYNSIGRGAGFERMRRGAYGGGYGGYDDYNGYNDGYGFGSDRFGRDLNYCFSGMSDHRYGDGGSTFQSTTGHCVHMRGLPYRATENDIYNFFSPLNPVRVHIEIGPDGRVTGEADVEFATHEDAVAAMSKDKANMQHRYVELFLNSTAGASGGAYANQSSYGGPASQQLSGGYGGGYGGQSSMSGYGSQGAVNSSYYSSGSRASMGVNGMGGMSSMSSMSGGWGM; this is encoded by the exons ACTGCAAAATTCAAAATGGGGCTCAAGGTATTCGTTTCATCTACACCAGAGAAGGCAGACCGAGTGGCGAGGCTTTTGTTGAACTTGAATCAGAAGATGAAGTCAAATTGGCCttgaaaaaagacagagaaactaTGGGACACAGATATGTTGAAG TATTCAAGTCAAACAACGTTGAAATGGATTGGGTGTTGAAGCATACTGGTCCAAATAGTCCTGACACGGCCAATGATGGCTTTGTGCGGCTTAGAGGACTCCCTTTTGGATGTAGCAAGGAAGAAATTGTTCAGTTCTTCTCAG GGTTGGAAATCGTGCCAAATGGGATAACATTGCCGGTGGACTTCCAGGGGAGGAGTACGGGGGAGGCCTTCGTGCAGTTTGCTTCACAGGAAATAGCTGAAAAGGCTCTAAAGAAACACAAGGAAAGAATAGGGCACAG GtatattgaaatatttaagaGCAGTCGAGCTGAAGTTAGAACTCATTATGATCCACCACGAAAACTCATGGCCATGCAGCGGCCAGGTCCCTATGACAGACCTGGGGCTGGCAGAGGGTATAACAGCATTGGTAGAGGAGCTGGTTTTGAGAGGATGAGGCGTGGTGCCTATGGTGGAG GCTATGGAGGCTATGATGATTATAATGGCTATAATGATGGCTATGGATTTGGTTCCGATAGATTTGGAAGAG ACCTCAATTATTGTTTTTCAGGAATGTCTGACCACAGATATGGGGATGGCGGCTCTACTTTCCAGAGTACAACGGGACACTGTGTACACATGCGGGGGTTACCATACAGAGCTACAGAGAATGACATTTATAAT tttttttcaccACTCAACCCCGTGAGAGTACATATTGAGATTGGACCTGATGGTAGAGTAACTGGTGAAGCAGATGTTGAGTTTGCAACCCATGAAGATGCTGTTGCAGCTATGTCAAAAGATAAAGCAAATATGC AACACAGATATGTAGAACTCTTCTTGAATTCTACAGCAGGAGCAAGCGGTGGTGCTTATG CAAACCAGTCCAGTTACGGTGGCCCAGCCAGCCAGCAGCTGAGTGGTGGTTATGGAGGTGGCTACGGTGGCCAGAGCAGCATGAGCGGATATG GTAGCCAAGGAGCAGTGAACAGCAGCTACTACAGTAGTGGAAGCCGAGCATCTATGGGCGTGAATGGAATGGGAGGGATGTCTAGCATGTCCAGTATGAGTGGTGGATGGGGAATGTAA
- the Hnrnph1 gene encoding heterogeneous nuclear ribonucleoprotein H isoform X5 produces MMLGAEGGEGFVVKVRGLPWSCSADEVQRFFSDCKIQNGAQGIRFIYTREGRPSGEAFVELESEDEVKLALKKDRETMGHRYVEVFKSNNVEMDWVLKHTGPNSPDTANDGFVRLRGLPFGCSKEEIVQFFSGLEIVPNGITLPVDFQGRSTGEAFVQFASQEIAEKALKKHKERIGHRYIEIFKSSRAEVRTHYDPPRKLMAMQRPGPYDRPGAGRGYNSIGRGAGFERMRRGAYGGGYGGYDDYNGYNDGYGFGSDRFGRDLNYCFSGMSDHRYGDGGSTFQSTTGHCVHMRGLPYRATENDIYNFFSPLNPVRVHIEIGPDGRVTGEADVEFATHEDAVAAMSKDKANMQHRYVELFLNSTAGASGGAYGSQMLGGMGLSNQSSYGGPASQQLSGGYGGGYGGQSSMSGYGSQGAVNSSYYSSGSRASMGVNGMGGMSSMSSMSGGWGM; encoded by the exons ACTGCAAAATTCAAAATGGGGCTCAAGGTATTCGTTTCATCTACACCAGAGAAGGCAGACCGAGTGGCGAGGCTTTTGTTGAACTTGAATCAGAAGATGAAGTCAAATTGGCCttgaaaaaagacagagaaactaTGGGACACAGATATGTTGAAG TATTCAAGTCAAACAACGTTGAAATGGATTGGGTGTTGAAGCATACTGGTCCAAATAGTCCTGACACGGCCAATGATGGCTTTGTGCGGCTTAGAGGACTCCCTTTTGGATGTAGCAAGGAAGAAATTGTTCAGTTCTTCTCAG GGTTGGAAATCGTGCCAAATGGGATAACATTGCCGGTGGACTTCCAGGGGAGGAGTACGGGGGAGGCCTTCGTGCAGTTTGCTTCACAGGAAATAGCTGAAAAGGCTCTAAAGAAACACAAGGAAAGAATAGGGCACAG GtatattgaaatatttaagaGCAGTCGAGCTGAAGTTAGAACTCATTATGATCCACCACGAAAACTCATGGCCATGCAGCGGCCAGGTCCCTATGACAGACCTGGGGCTGGCAGAGGGTATAACAGCATTGGTAGAGGAGCTGGTTTTGAGAGGATGAGGCGTGGTGCCTATGGTGGAG GCTATGGAGGCTATGATGATTATAATGGCTATAATGATGGCTATGGATTTGGTTCCGATAGATTTGGAAGAG ACCTCAATTATTGTTTTTCAGGAATGTCTGACCACAGATATGGGGATGGCGGCTCTACTTTCCAGAGTACAACGGGACACTGTGTACACATGCGGGGGTTACCATACAGAGCTACAGAGAATGACATTTATAAT tttttttcaccACTCAACCCCGTGAGAGTACATATTGAGATTGGACCTGATGGTAGAGTAACTGGTGAAGCAGATGTTGAGTTTGCAACCCATGAAGATGCTGTTGCAGCTATGTCAAAAGATAAAGCAAATATGC aacaCAGATATGTAGAACTCTTCTTGAATTCTACAGCAGGAGCAAGCGGTGGTGCTTACGGTAGCCAAATGCTAGGAGGCATGGGTTTGT CAAACCAGTCCAGTTACGGTGGCCCAGCCAGCCAGCAGCTGAGTGGTGGTTATGGAGGTGGCTACGGTGGCCAGAGCAGCATGAGCGGATATG GTAGCCAAGGAGCAGTGAACAGCAGCTACTACAGTAGTGGAAGCCGAGCATCTATGGGCGTGAATGGAATGGGAGGGATGTCTAGCATGTCCAGTATGAGTGGTGGATGGGGAATGTAA
- the Hnrnph1 gene encoding heterogeneous nuclear ribonucleoprotein H isoform X8 has product MMLGAEGGEGFVVKVRGLPWSCSADEVQRFFSDCKIQNGAQGIRFIYTREGRPSGEAFVELESEDEVKLALKKDRETMGHRYVEVFKSNNVEMDWVLKHTGPNSPDTANDGFVRLRGLPFGCSKEEIVQFFSGLEIVPNGITLPVDFQGRSTGEAFVQFASQEIAEKALKKHKERIGHRYIEIFKSSRAEVRTHYDPPRKLMAMQRPGPYDRPGAGRGYNSIGRGAGFERMRRGAYGGGYGGYDDYNGYNDGYGFGSDRFGRGMSDHRYGDGGSTFQSTTGHCVHMRGLPYRATENDIYNFFSPLNPVRVHIEIGPDGRVTGEADVEFATHEDAVAAMSKDKANMQHRYVELFLNSTAGASGGAYGSQMMGGMGLSNQSSYGGPASQQLSGGYGGGYGGQSSMSGYGSQGAVNSSYYSSGSRASMGVNGMGGMSSMSSMSGGWGM; this is encoded by the exons ACTGCAAAATTCAAAATGGGGCTCAAGGTATTCGTTTCATCTACACCAGAGAAGGCAGACCGAGTGGCGAGGCTTTTGTTGAACTTGAATCAGAAGATGAAGTCAAATTGGCCttgaaaaaagacagagaaactaTGGGACACAGATATGTTGAAG TATTCAAGTCAAACAACGTTGAAATGGATTGGGTGTTGAAGCATACTGGTCCAAATAGTCCTGACACGGCCAATGATGGCTTTGTGCGGCTTAGAGGACTCCCTTTTGGATGTAGCAAGGAAGAAATTGTTCAGTTCTTCTCAG GGTTGGAAATCGTGCCAAATGGGATAACATTGCCGGTGGACTTCCAGGGGAGGAGTACGGGGGAGGCCTTCGTGCAGTTTGCTTCACAGGAAATAGCTGAAAAGGCTCTAAAGAAACACAAGGAAAGAATAGGGCACAG GtatattgaaatatttaagaGCAGTCGAGCTGAAGTTAGAACTCATTATGATCCACCACGAAAACTCATGGCCATGCAGCGGCCAGGTCCCTATGACAGACCTGGGGCTGGCAGAGGGTATAACAGCATTGGTAGAGGAGCTGGTTTTGAGAGGATGAGGCGTGGTGCCTATGGTGGAG GCTATGGAGGCTATGATGATTATAATGGCTATAATGATGGCTATGGATTTGGTTCCGATAGATTTGGAAGAG GAATGTCTGACCACAGATATGGGGATGGCGGCTCTACTTTCCAGAGTACAACGGGACACTGTGTACACATGCGGGGGTTACCATACAGAGCTACAGAGAATGACATTTATAAT tttttttcaccACTCAACCCCGTGAGAGTACATATTGAGATTGGACCTGATGGTAGAGTAACTGGTGAAGCAGATGTTGAGTTTGCAACCCATGAAGATGCTGTTGCAGCTATGTCAAAAGATAAAGCAAATATGC AACACAGATATGTAGAACTCTTCTTGAATTCTACAGCAGGAGCAAGCGGTGGTGCTTATGGTAGCCAAATGATGGGAGGCATGGGCTTGT CAAACCAGTCCAGTTACGGTGGCCCAGCCAGCCAGCAGCTGAGTGGTGGTTATGGAGGTGGCTACGGTGGCCAGAGCAGCATGAGCGGATATG GTAGCCAAGGAGCAGTGAACAGCAGCTACTACAGTAGTGGAAGCCGAGCATCTATGGGCGTGAATGGAATGGGAGGGATGTCTAGCATGTCCAGTATGAGTGGTGGATGGGGAATGTAA
- the Hnrnph1 gene encoding heterogeneous nuclear ribonucleoprotein H isoform X11, translated as MMLGAEGGEGFVVKVRGLPWSCSADEVQRFFSDCKIQNGAQGIRFIYTREGRPSGEAFVELESEDEVKLALKKDRETMGHRYVEVFKSNNVEMDWVLKHTGPNSPDTANDGFVRLRGLPFGCSKEEIVQFFSGLEIVPNGITLPVDFQGRSTGEAFVQFASQEIAEKALKKHKERIGHRYIEIFKSSRAEVRTHYDPPRKLMAMQRPGPYDRPGAGRGYNSIGRGAGFERMRRGAYGGGMSDHRYGDGGSTFQSTTGHCVHMRGLPYRATENDIYNFFSPLNPVRVHIEIGPDGRVTGEADVEFATHEDAVAAMSKDKANMQHRYVELFLNSTAGASGGAYEHRYVELFLNSTAGASGGAYGSQMMGGMGLSNQSSYGGPASQQLSGGYGGGYGGQSSMSGYGSQGAVNSSYYSSGSRASMGVNGMGGMSSMSSMSGGWGM; from the exons ACTGCAAAATTCAAAATGGGGCTCAAGGTATTCGTTTCATCTACACCAGAGAAGGCAGACCGAGTGGCGAGGCTTTTGTTGAACTTGAATCAGAAGATGAAGTCAAATTGGCCttgaaaaaagacagagaaactaTGGGACACAGATATGTTGAAG TATTCAAGTCAAACAACGTTGAAATGGATTGGGTGTTGAAGCATACTGGTCCAAATAGTCCTGACACGGCCAATGATGGCTTTGTGCGGCTTAGAGGACTCCCTTTTGGATGTAGCAAGGAAGAAATTGTTCAGTTCTTCTCAG GGTTGGAAATCGTGCCAAATGGGATAACATTGCCGGTGGACTTCCAGGGGAGGAGTACGGGGGAGGCCTTCGTGCAGTTTGCTTCACAGGAAATAGCTGAAAAGGCTCTAAAGAAACACAAGGAAAGAATAGGGCACAG GtatattgaaatatttaagaGCAGTCGAGCTGAAGTTAGAACTCATTATGATCCACCACGAAAACTCATGGCCATGCAGCGGCCAGGTCCCTATGACAGACCTGGGGCTGGCAGAGGGTATAACAGCATTGGTAGAGGAGCTGGTTTTGAGAGGATGAGGCGTGGTGCCTATGGTGGAG GAATGTCTGACCACAGATATGGGGATGGCGGCTCTACTTTCCAGAGTACAACGGGACACTGTGTACACATGCGGGGGTTACCATACAGAGCTACAGAGAATGACATTTATAAT tttttttcaccACTCAACCCCGTGAGAGTACATATTGAGATTGGACCTGATGGTAGAGTAACTGGTGAAGCAGATGTTGAGTTTGCAACCCATGAAGATGCTGTTGCAGCTATGTCAAAAGATAAAGCAAATATGC aacaCAGATATGTAGAACTCTTCTTGAATTCTACAGCAGGAGCAAGCGGTGGTGCTTACG AACACAGATATGTAGAACTCTTCTTGAATTCTACAGCAGGAGCAAGCGGTGGTGCTTATGGTAGCCAAATGATGGGAGGCATGGGCTTGT CAAACCAGTCCAGTTACGGTGGCCCAGCCAGCCAGCAGCTGAGTGGTGGTTATGGAGGTGGCTACGGTGGCCAGAGCAGCATGAGCGGATATG GTAGCCAAGGAGCAGTGAACAGCAGCTACTACAGTAGTGGAAGCCGAGCATCTATGGGCGTGAATGGAATGGGAGGGATGTCTAGCATGTCCAGTATGAGTGGTGGATGGGGAATGTAA
- the Hnrnph1 gene encoding heterogeneous nuclear ribonucleoprotein H isoform X2 encodes MMLGAEGGEGFVVKVRGLPWSCSADEVQRFFSDCKIQNGAQGIRFIYTREGRPSGEAFVELESEDEVKLALKKDRETMGHRYVEVFKSNNVEMDWVLKHTGPNSPDTANDGFVRLRGLPFGCSKEEIVQFFSGLEIVPNGITLPVDFQGRSTGEAFVQFASQEIAEKALKKHKERIGHRYIEIFKSSRAEVRTHYDPPRKLMAMQRPGPYDRPGAGRGYNSIGRGAGFERMRRGAYGGGYGGYDDYNGYNDGYGFGSDRFGRGMSDHRYGDGGSTFQSTTGHCVHMRGLPYRATENDIYNFFSPLNPVRVHIEIGPDGRVTGEADVEFATHEDAVAAMSKDKANMQHRYVELFLNSTAGASGGAYEHRYVELFLNSTAGASGGAYGSQMMGGMGLSNQSSYGGPASQQLSGGYGGGYGGQSSMSGYGSQGAVNSSYYSSGSRASMGVNGMGGMSSMSSMSGGWGM; translated from the exons ACTGCAAAATTCAAAATGGGGCTCAAGGTATTCGTTTCATCTACACCAGAGAAGGCAGACCGAGTGGCGAGGCTTTTGTTGAACTTGAATCAGAAGATGAAGTCAAATTGGCCttgaaaaaagacagagaaactaTGGGACACAGATATGTTGAAG TATTCAAGTCAAACAACGTTGAAATGGATTGGGTGTTGAAGCATACTGGTCCAAATAGTCCTGACACGGCCAATGATGGCTTTGTGCGGCTTAGAGGACTCCCTTTTGGATGTAGCAAGGAAGAAATTGTTCAGTTCTTCTCAG GGTTGGAAATCGTGCCAAATGGGATAACATTGCCGGTGGACTTCCAGGGGAGGAGTACGGGGGAGGCCTTCGTGCAGTTTGCTTCACAGGAAATAGCTGAAAAGGCTCTAAAGAAACACAAGGAAAGAATAGGGCACAG GtatattgaaatatttaagaGCAGTCGAGCTGAAGTTAGAACTCATTATGATCCACCACGAAAACTCATGGCCATGCAGCGGCCAGGTCCCTATGACAGACCTGGGGCTGGCAGAGGGTATAACAGCATTGGTAGAGGAGCTGGTTTTGAGAGGATGAGGCGTGGTGCCTATGGTGGAG GCTATGGAGGCTATGATGATTATAATGGCTATAATGATGGCTATGGATTTGGTTCCGATAGATTTGGAAGAG GAATGTCTGACCACAGATATGGGGATGGCGGCTCTACTTTCCAGAGTACAACGGGACACTGTGTACACATGCGGGGGTTACCATACAGAGCTACAGAGAATGACATTTATAAT tttttttcaccACTCAACCCCGTGAGAGTACATATTGAGATTGGACCTGATGGTAGAGTAACTGGTGAAGCAGATGTTGAGTTTGCAACCCATGAAGATGCTGTTGCAGCTATGTCAAAAGATAAAGCAAATATGC aacaCAGATATGTAGAACTCTTCTTGAATTCTACAGCAGGAGCAAGCGGTGGTGCTTACG AACACAGATATGTAGAACTCTTCTTGAATTCTACAGCAGGAGCAAGCGGTGGTGCTTATGGTAGCCAAATGATGGGAGGCATGGGCTTGT CAAACCAGTCCAGTTACGGTGGCCCAGCCAGCCAGCAGCTGAGTGGTGGTTATGGAGGTGGCTACGGTGGCCAGAGCAGCATGAGCGGATATG GTAGCCAAGGAGCAGTGAACAGCAGCTACTACAGTAGTGGAAGCCGAGCATCTATGGGCGTGAATGGAATGGGAGGGATGTCTAGCATGTCCAGTATGAGTGGTGGATGGGGAATGTAA
- the Hnrnph1 gene encoding heterogeneous nuclear ribonucleoprotein H isoform X3, translated as MMLGAEGGEGFVVKVRGLPWSCSADEVQRFFSDCKIQNGAQGIRFIYTREGRPSGEAFVELESEDEVKLALKKDRETMGHRYVEVFKSNNVEMDWVLKHTGPNSPDTANDGFVRLRGLPFGCSKEEIVQFFSGLEIVPNGITLPVDFQGRSTGEAFVQFASQEIAEKALKKHKERIGHRYIEIFKSSRAEVRTHYDPPRKLMAMQRPGPYDRPGAGRGYNSIGRGAGFERMRRGAYGGGYGGYDDYNGYNDGYGFGSDRFGRDLNYCFSGMSDHRYGDGGSTFQSTTGHCVHMRGLPYRATENDIYNFFSPLNPVRVHIEIGPDGRVTGEADVEFATHEDAVAAMSKDKANMQHRYVELFLNSTAGASGGAYEHRYVELFLNSTAGASGGAYANQSSYGGPASQQLSGGYGGGYGGQSSMSGYGSQGAVNSSYYSSGSRASMGVNGMGGMSSMSSMSGGWGM; from the exons ACTGCAAAATTCAAAATGGGGCTCAAGGTATTCGTTTCATCTACACCAGAGAAGGCAGACCGAGTGGCGAGGCTTTTGTTGAACTTGAATCAGAAGATGAAGTCAAATTGGCCttgaaaaaagacagagaaactaTGGGACACAGATATGTTGAAG TATTCAAGTCAAACAACGTTGAAATGGATTGGGTGTTGAAGCATACTGGTCCAAATAGTCCTGACACGGCCAATGATGGCTTTGTGCGGCTTAGAGGACTCCCTTTTGGATGTAGCAAGGAAGAAATTGTTCAGTTCTTCTCAG GGTTGGAAATCGTGCCAAATGGGATAACATTGCCGGTGGACTTCCAGGGGAGGAGTACGGGGGAGGCCTTCGTGCAGTTTGCTTCACAGGAAATAGCTGAAAAGGCTCTAAAGAAACACAAGGAAAGAATAGGGCACAG GtatattgaaatatttaagaGCAGTCGAGCTGAAGTTAGAACTCATTATGATCCACCACGAAAACTCATGGCCATGCAGCGGCCAGGTCCCTATGACAGACCTGGGGCTGGCAGAGGGTATAACAGCATTGGTAGAGGAGCTGGTTTTGAGAGGATGAGGCGTGGTGCCTATGGTGGAG GCTATGGAGGCTATGATGATTATAATGGCTATAATGATGGCTATGGATTTGGTTCCGATAGATTTGGAAGAG ACCTCAATTATTGTTTTTCAGGAATGTCTGACCACAGATATGGGGATGGCGGCTCTACTTTCCAGAGTACAACGGGACACTGTGTACACATGCGGGGGTTACCATACAGAGCTACAGAGAATGACATTTATAAT tttttttcaccACTCAACCCCGTGAGAGTACATATTGAGATTGGACCTGATGGTAGAGTAACTGGTGAAGCAGATGTTGAGTTTGCAACCCATGAAGATGCTGTTGCAGCTATGTCAAAAGATAAAGCAAATATGC aacaCAGATATGTAGAACTCTTCTTGAATTCTACAGCAGGAGCAAGCGGTGGTGCTTACG AACACAGATATGTAGAACTCTTCTTGAATTCTACAGCAGGAGCAAGCGGTGGTGCTTATG CAAACCAGTCCAGTTACGGTGGCCCAGCCAGCCAGCAGCTGAGTGGTGGTTATGGAGGTGGCTACGGTGGCCAGAGCAGCATGAGCGGATATG GTAGCCAAGGAGCAGTGAACAGCAGCTACTACAGTAGTGGAAGCCGAGCATCTATGGGCGTGAATGGAATGGGAGGGATGTCTAGCATGTCCAGTATGAGTGGTGGATGGGGAATGTAA
- the Hnrnph1 gene encoding heterogeneous nuclear ribonucleoprotein H isoform X7, whose translation MMLGAEGGEGFVVKVRGLPWSCSADEVQRFFSDCKIQNGAQGIRFIYTREGRPSGEAFVELESEDEVKLALKKDRETMGHRYVEVFKSNNVEMDWVLKHTGPNSPDTANDGFVRLRGLPFGCSKEEIVQFFSGLEIVPNGITLPVDFQGRSTGEAFVQFASQEIAEKALKKHKERIGHRYIEIFKSSRAEVRTHYDPPRKLMAMQRPGPYDRPGAGRGYNSIGRGAGFERMRRGAYGGGYGGYDDYNGYNDGYGFGSDRFGRGMSDHRYGDGGSTFQSTTGHCVHMRGLPYRATENDIYNFFSPLNPVRVHIEIGPDGRVTGEADVEFATHEDAVAAMSKDKANMQHRYVELFLNSTAGASGGAYGSQMLGGMGLSNQSSYGGPASQQLSGGYGGGYGGQSSMSGYGSQGAVNSSYYSSGSRASMGVNGMGGMSSMSSMSGGWGM comes from the exons ACTGCAAAATTCAAAATGGGGCTCAAGGTATTCGTTTCATCTACACCAGAGAAGGCAGACCGAGTGGCGAGGCTTTTGTTGAACTTGAATCAGAAGATGAAGTCAAATTGGCCttgaaaaaagacagagaaactaTGGGACACAGATATGTTGAAG TATTCAAGTCAAACAACGTTGAAATGGATTGGGTGTTGAAGCATACTGGTCCAAATAGTCCTGACACGGCCAATGATGGCTTTGTGCGGCTTAGAGGACTCCCTTTTGGATGTAGCAAGGAAGAAATTGTTCAGTTCTTCTCAG GGTTGGAAATCGTGCCAAATGGGATAACATTGCCGGTGGACTTCCAGGGGAGGAGTACGGGGGAGGCCTTCGTGCAGTTTGCTTCACAGGAAATAGCTGAAAAGGCTCTAAAGAAACACAAGGAAAGAATAGGGCACAG GtatattgaaatatttaagaGCAGTCGAGCTGAAGTTAGAACTCATTATGATCCACCACGAAAACTCATGGCCATGCAGCGGCCAGGTCCCTATGACAGACCTGGGGCTGGCAGAGGGTATAACAGCATTGGTAGAGGAGCTGGTTTTGAGAGGATGAGGCGTGGTGCCTATGGTGGAG GCTATGGAGGCTATGATGATTATAATGGCTATAATGATGGCTATGGATTTGGTTCCGATAGATTTGGAAGAG GAATGTCTGACCACAGATATGGGGATGGCGGCTCTACTTTCCAGAGTACAACGGGACACTGTGTACACATGCGGGGGTTACCATACAGAGCTACAGAGAATGACATTTATAAT tttttttcaccACTCAACCCCGTGAGAGTACATATTGAGATTGGACCTGATGGTAGAGTAACTGGTGAAGCAGATGTTGAGTTTGCAACCCATGAAGATGCTGTTGCAGCTATGTCAAAAGATAAAGCAAATATGC aacaCAGATATGTAGAACTCTTCTTGAATTCTACAGCAGGAGCAAGCGGTGGTGCTTACGGTAGCCAAATGCTAGGAGGCATGGGTTTGT CAAACCAGTCCAGTTACGGTGGCCCAGCCAGCCAGCAGCTGAGTGGTGGTTATGGAGGTGGCTACGGTGGCCAGAGCAGCATGAGCGGATATG GTAGCCAAGGAGCAGTGAACAGCAGCTACTACAGTAGTGGAAGCCGAGCATCTATGGGCGTGAATGGAATGGGAGGGATGTCTAGCATGTCCAGTATGAGTGGTGGATGGGGAATGTAA
- the Hnrnph1 gene encoding heterogeneous nuclear ribonucleoprotein H isoform X1: MMLGAEGGEGFVVKVRGLPWSCSADEVQRFFSDCKIQNGAQGIRFIYTREGRPSGEAFVELESEDEVKLALKKDRETMGHRYVEVFKSNNVEMDWVLKHTGPNSPDTANDGFVRLRGLPFGCSKEEIVQFFSGLEIVPNGITLPVDFQGRSTGEAFVQFASQEIAEKALKKHKERIGHRYIEIFKSSRAEVRTHYDPPRKLMAMQRPGPYDRPGAGRGYNSIGRGAGFERMRRGAYGGGYGGYDDYNGYNDGYGFGSDRFGRDLNYCFSGMSDHRYGDGGSTFQSTTGHCVHMRGLPYRATENDIYNFFSPLNPVRVHIEIGPDGRVTGEADVEFATHEDAVAAMSKDKANMQHRYVELFLNSTAGASGGAYEHRYVELFLNSTAGASGGAYGSQMMGGMGLSNQSSYGGPASQQLSGGYGGGYGGQSSMSGYGSQGAVNSSYYSSGSRASMGVNGMGGMSSMSSMSGGWGM; this comes from the exons ACTGCAAAATTCAAAATGGGGCTCAAGGTATTCGTTTCATCTACACCAGAGAAGGCAGACCGAGTGGCGAGGCTTTTGTTGAACTTGAATCAGAAGATGAAGTCAAATTGGCCttgaaaaaagacagagaaactaTGGGACACAGATATGTTGAAG TATTCAAGTCAAACAACGTTGAAATGGATTGGGTGTTGAAGCATACTGGTCCAAATAGTCCTGACACGGCCAATGATGGCTTTGTGCGGCTTAGAGGACTCCCTTTTGGATGTAGCAAGGAAGAAATTGTTCAGTTCTTCTCAG GGTTGGAAATCGTGCCAAATGGGATAACATTGCCGGTGGACTTCCAGGGGAGGAGTACGGGGGAGGCCTTCGTGCAGTTTGCTTCACAGGAAATAGCTGAAAAGGCTCTAAAGAAACACAAGGAAAGAATAGGGCACAG GtatattgaaatatttaagaGCAGTCGAGCTGAAGTTAGAACTCATTATGATCCACCACGAAAACTCATGGCCATGCAGCGGCCAGGTCCCTATGACAGACCTGGGGCTGGCAGAGGGTATAACAGCATTGGTAGAGGAGCTGGTTTTGAGAGGATGAGGCGTGGTGCCTATGGTGGAG GCTATGGAGGCTATGATGATTATAATGGCTATAATGATGGCTATGGATTTGGTTCCGATAGATTTGGAAGAG ACCTCAATTATTGTTTTTCAGGAATGTCTGACCACAGATATGGGGATGGCGGCTCTACTTTCCAGAGTACAACGGGACACTGTGTACACATGCGGGGGTTACCATACAGAGCTACAGAGAATGACATTTATAAT tttttttcaccACTCAACCCCGTGAGAGTACATATTGAGATTGGACCTGATGGTAGAGTAACTGGTGAAGCAGATGTTGAGTTTGCAACCCATGAAGATGCTGTTGCAGCTATGTCAAAAGATAAAGCAAATATGC aacaCAGATATGTAGAACTCTTCTTGAATTCTACAGCAGGAGCAAGCGGTGGTGCTTACG AACACAGATATGTAGAACTCTTCTTGAATTCTACAGCAGGAGCAAGCGGTGGTGCTTATGGTAGCCAAATGATGGGAGGCATGGGCTTGT CAAACCAGTCCAGTTACGGTGGCCCAGCCAGCCAGCAGCTGAGTGGTGGTTATGGAGGTGGCTACGGTGGCCAGAGCAGCATGAGCGGATATG GTAGCCAAGGAGCAGTGAACAGCAGCTACTACAGTAGTGGAAGCCGAGCATCTATGGGCGTGAATGGAATGGGAGGGATGTCTAGCATGTCCAGTATGAGTGGTGGATGGGGAATGTAA